A DNA window from Chryseobacterium sp. MEBOG06 contains the following coding sequences:
- a CDS encoding helix-turn-helix domain-containing protein yields MKCGLLEKTESQFVDTIDKEAYVWCEKNWKHDDYEHIHHRAQLTFVEEGYQYFHIDHKIYLVPQHHVIWVPSGKAHQITSEAKTVNLMVFLFKSVFEEEFYQNIHVFAVPTVLKEMLLYASKWNKSLIENDEQDIFFKAILKSLPNFCKESNGLEIPVPTDARLIPVCNEINANFKYNLDIDSLAEKAKMSVRSLQRIFKNETGITLQKYLQLTRILKSIELIDSQQYTLSEIAYKIGYQSLSAFTSSYFTVMKAKPGNNKNKREH; encoded by the coding sequence ATGAAATGCGGCCTGCTAGAGAAAACAGAGAGCCAGTTTGTAGATACCATTGATAAGGAAGCCTATGTATGGTGTGAAAAAAACTGGAAACATGATGATTACGAGCATATTCATCATCGCGCTCAGCTCACTTTTGTAGAAGAGGGTTATCAGTATTTCCATATTGATCACAAGATTTACCTTGTACCTCAGCATCATGTGATCTGGGTACCTTCCGGAAAAGCACACCAAATAACTTCTGAGGCGAAAACGGTCAATCTGATGGTATTTTTATTCAAATCAGTTTTTGAAGAAGAGTTTTATCAGAATATTCATGTCTTTGCCGTTCCCACTGTTCTCAAAGAGATGCTGCTTTATGCTTCAAAATGGAATAAATCTTTAATAGAAAATGATGAGCAGGATATTTTCTTCAAAGCGATTTTGAAAAGTCTGCCTAACTTCTGTAAAGAAAGTAACGGACTGGAAATTCCTGTGCCCACCGATGCGAGGCTGATCCCTGTTTGTAACGAGATTAACGCTAATTTTAAATATAATCTGGACATTGATTCTTTAGCTGAAAAAGCTAAGATGTCTGTAAGATCTCTTCAGAGGATCTTTAAAAATGAAACAGGTATCACTTTACAAAAATACCTTCAGCTTACAAGGATTTTAAAAAGTATAGAACTGATAGATTCCCAACAGTATACTTTAAGCGAGATTGCCTACAAAATAGGTTATCAGAGTCTCTCAGCTTTTACATCCTCTTATTTCACTGTGATGAAAGCAAAGCCGGGAAACAATAAAAATAAAAGAGAACACTGA
- a CDS encoding Atu1372/SO_1960 family protein codes for MKKLCSFFILILLLNTIHIMAQNKAKILVLIHSDNGGTYQLAKEIAKGIESENNAVSYIKLVKTSQNPTLKNLPVATVDELTSYDGIAFGSPVYFGNISTGMSEFLSKTVQLWTNHGLEGVPATVFMSAGSGAGKELALQAFWNSLAVHGMVLVSNGIRGTEELNKSIPQGNTVLGITSMASLKDVERPTKDERQLAELQGKNFAKVALAMKGTFSKKMTTASPAVQAEGINTVLKQKNITLPKVPQPAGNYKPFVRSGNLVFINQVALKDGKILNPGKLGVDVNEQQVKEATKATMLNVIAVLKEAVGGDLDKVKQCVQLTGIFNTKDDYTKHADLMNVASDLTVEVFGEKGKHARATLGASSIPVNSSVEIQAVFEVE; via the coding sequence ATGAAAAAACTATGTTCTTTTTTTATCTTAATTTTACTATTAAACACCATTCATATCATGGCACAAAATAAAGCTAAAATATTGGTTTTGATCCATTCTGATAATGGAGGAACCTACCAACTGGCTAAAGAAATAGCCAAAGGCATTGAAAGTGAAAATAATGCAGTCTCTTATATCAAATTGGTTAAAACATCACAAAATCCTACTCTTAAAAACCTGCCTGTAGCAACAGTAGATGAACTTACCAGCTATGATGGAATTGCTTTTGGTTCTCCTGTTTATTTCGGAAATATCAGTACTGGGATGAGCGAATTTTTATCAAAAACCGTTCAGCTTTGGACCAATCATGGATTGGAAGGTGTTCCGGCTACAGTTTTCATGTCTGCGGGAAGCGGCGCAGGAAAAGAACTGGCACTTCAGGCATTCTGGAATAGCCTTGCTGTCCACGGAATGGTTTTGGTTTCGAACGGAATCCGCGGTACCGAAGAGCTTAATAAATCGATACCTCAAGGAAATACAGTATTGGGAATCACCAGTATGGCTTCCTTAAAGGACGTAGAAAGACCTACAAAAGATGAGCGTCAGCTGGCAGAACTTCAGGGGAAAAACTTTGCAAAAGTAGCCCTGGCAATGAAAGGTACTTTCAGTAAAAAAATGACAACTGCTTCTCCTGCAGTACAGGCTGAAGGTATCAATACCGTTTTAAAACAGAAGAATATAACATTACCCAAGGTTCCCCAGCCAGCAGGAAATTATAAACCTTTTGTACGTTCAGGAAACCTGGTGTTCATTAATCAGGTTGCTTTGAAAGACGGTAAGATTCTAAATCCCGGAAAATTGGGTGTGGATGTTAATGAACAGCAGGTAAAAGAAGCCACTAAAGCCACAATGCTTAATGTTATTGCAGTGTTAAAAGAAGCTGTTGGGGGAGACCTGGACAAAGTGAAGCAATGTGTTCAGCTTACAGGGATTTTCAATACAAAAGATGATTATACAAAACATGCTGACCTTATGAATGTAGCTTCAGACCTTACCGTTGAGGTTTTTGGAGAGAAAGGGAAACATGCACGGGCTACTTTGGGCGCCTCATCTATTCCTGTGAATTCTTCCGTGGAAATTCAGGCTGTTTTTGAAGTCGAATAA